The genomic segment AGCGGGCAGAGAAGTCACAGATGAATCAGTTCAGGCTATTTGTGAATAAGAAGTTCGGACTCGGTCTGGACGATTACTCGGATCTCTATAACTGGTCTGTTAATGAGATTTCCGATTTCTGGGCAACTATGTGGGCTTTTAGTGATCCTGTTGTATCACAGGGGTACCACCAGGTGGTGGATGATGAAACCAAAATGCCTGGGGCAAAGTGGTTCAGCGGCTCCAGGCTGAACTTTGCAGAGAACTTGCTCCGCCGCCGGGACAGCCACACCGCAATTCTTTCAAGGGCGGAAGGGAAAAGTGACAGGCGCATTACTTATGCCGAATTGTATAGTGAAGTAGAGAAGATGGCAGCAGCTTTTCAGGAGGCCGGTGTTGAGAAAGGCAGCAGGGTGGCTGGATTTCTGCCCAATATTCCTGAAGCCATTGTTGCCATGTTAGGGGCAGCCTCCTTAGGCGCTGTTTGGAGCTCTTCATCGCCCGATTTTGGAATTAAAGGTGTGCTGGACCGTTTTCGCCAGATTGAGCCAAAAGTTCTCTTTGCAGCTGACGGATACCAGTATAATGGGAAGCCTGTTAATTCCTTGGATAAGCTGAAAGGGATTCTTACTGAACTGCCCAGCGTAGAGAAAGTGGTCATTGTCCCTTTTGAATCAGAGAATCCGGATCTGTCAGGCATTGAACAGGGGATCCTCTATGAAGACTTCCTGTCAGCTAAGACACCCGCTATTGATTTTGCGCAGTTGGCTTTCGATCATCCTCTTTACATTATGTATTCTTCCGGCACCACCGGCTTACCGAAATCTATTGTCCACAGTGCCGGTGGTACGATGCTCCAACATATGAAAGAATTGCGTCTTCATTGTGATATCAATGACGAAGATACCGTCTTCTACTTCACCACCTGCGGTTGGATGATGTGGAACTGGTTGGTGAGCAATCTGGCTATGGGTGCAACAATTGTACTGTATGATGGCTCTCCCTTTCACCCTGAGCCGTTAGCCATGTGGCAAATGGCTGAGGATTTTGGTATTACCGTTTTCGGAACCAGCGCTAAGTTCATCGCCGCTTGCCAGGGGCGCGGGTTAAAACCCAAAGAGCGACACGATCTCAGCTTAGTTAAAACTATCCTTTCCACCGGTTCGCCACTGGTGGAGGAGAGTTTTGATTATGTTTACAATAGTGTGAAAGAAGACGTTCTGCTTGCCTCTATCTCCGGCGGAACAGATATTATATCGTGTTTTGCAGGAGGCAACCCTACGTTGCCAGTCTACAGGGGTGAGCTTCAGTGCCGCGGGCTTGCCATGAAAGTTGAATCTTTTGACGGGACTGGTAAGTCACTTATTAATGAAAAAGGGGAGCTGGTTTGCACGCGGGCATTCCCCTCCATGCCTGTCACTTTCTGGAACGACCCGGATGGTTCAAAATATCGCAATGCCTATTTAGTTGATTTTCCCGGTGTTTGGGCTCACGGTGACTACATTTCAATCAATGAGCATGGCGGTGTGAAAATATTCGGCCGCAGTGATGCAACACTGAATCCCGCCGGTGTCCGCATCGGCACCGCAGAGATCTACCGTGTTGTGGAGGCCTTTCCTGAAATAGAGGATTCCCTTGCAATAGGCCAACAGTGGGAGGGTGACGAGCGGGTCATCCTTTTCCTCAAAATGAGTGAAGGAGAAGAAGCCAGTGCTGATCTGGAGAGCAGATTAAAGGAGGCCATTCGTTCCGGTTGTTCACCTCGACACGTGCCGGCAAAAATGCTTGTCGTACCTGACATCCCTTATACTATCAACGGGAAAAAGGTGGAAATTGCTGTTAAGAAGATTATTCATGGTGATGAGGTACTAAACCGGGATGCACTGGCCAACCCTGAATCACTTTCATTTTATAATAATTTAGAGGCGTTGAGGAACTAGATGGACACCTTCAGTCACGCATTCTGGGGTAGAGGACTTTTTGGTTATCGCGGGCATCCGTGGTTTGCCCTTTTCTTTGGTGCCGCGCCTGATCTCTTCTCGTTTGGAATTCTTTTTCTTGTTCGCCTGGCCACCCTCCAATTTCGGATGGGACCGCCGCCGATGGAGACAATACCGTGGTGGGTGTTCATCAATTATGATATCTCACACAGTTTTGTGAGTGCGTTTGTGGCTATCGGAATTGTCAGTCGATTCCGGAAAGATCTAGCTTTCGCCATGCTTGGGTGGCCTTTCCATATTCTGCTGGATTTCCCGTTCCACACACGGGCGTTCTTCCCTTCAAAGATATTCTGGCCTCTGTCGGATTTTACTGTAGATGGTATCAGCTGGGGGCAGCCTATAGTGTGGTTCCCGAACTTGGCTGGATTGATCATTCTATTTGTTTATAGGCGGTGGTTCTGGCCTGCAAGGAGACGATTTGAATAAGAGGTGTTTCTAGGGCAGTTGCAGTAAATTCATCAATAAGCAATTTCTGAGAACAGCAGTTAGTAATGAATCAATCCCTTGTTGGAAAAATCTACCCTGCCATGGAATATGAAGTGGGTAGGGAGAAGATTTTTGAATATGCCCGTGCCACACTCTCTACCAACCCCTATTGCACAGACCCGGATTTTTCGTCAAAGTCCCGCTATAAAACAGTAGTAGCTCCCCCAACCTTTGTGGCTACCTACAGCCATCAGGCCATGCGGTATGTTTTCGAGGACAAAGAGCTTGCCATGGATATACCAAGAATTGTTCACGGTGAACAGTCATATGAGTTTGGTAAAGTGGTGAGATCAGGAGACAAAATATCGACTACGGTAAAGATTGTTGATATTTTTAGAAAAGAGAATAGGGAAGGACTTCAAAATGAGTTTCTCATTATAGAGACGGAATCGGTTAATCAAAAAGATGAGTTGGTGTGCAAAGGCAGGTGGACTCTAGTGGAGAGAGCCCATGAGTGACCGTATAAAAATTGATAAATTCCTACCTTACTATTATTCAGGGGCCAGTGGTGATTTTAACCTTATTCATATCGATCCCGATTTTGCTCGAGCAGCTGGTCTTGAAGGAATTATCCTTCAAGGACTCTGCACTATGGGTATTGCTGCAAATCGTCTTATTGGGGATGAGGACCCTGGACGATTGAAATCCATTAACGTCCGATTCGCATCTCCGGTCTTTCCTGAAGATGAACTGGAGATGGAGACGGAAACGAGAGATGATCATGTACGTTTTATAGTGCGGAAGGATTCAGGAGAAGAAGTCATCTCCAAAGGCAAAGCTGTTTATCGATGAGTGAAGCCTTTGGGGGCCTGACTCAGGAGGTTGTTAGTGGTGTCGCCCTCGGTTGTATTTATGCCCTCATCGCTCTCGGATTCACCTTAATCTTTAAAGCCACGGAAGTTGTCAATTTCGCCCAAGGGGAGTTGATGATGGTGGGTGCGTACGTCAATTTTTTCTTCGTCTCCACACTGCTAGAGATTCCTGTTTTGAACGGAGCCTGGGTGTTTCTCCTAGCATTGGTTGGAGCCATTGCTTTTGCCTTTCTCTTCGGAACGTTCCTTGACCTTATTATAAACCGGCCTTTGAAGGATGAACCGGTCTTCTCGGTTATTATGGCGACCATCAGTTTGGCCATTATACTCAGAGCAGTCATGGCGATCATTGCCGGACCTATCACACGAATTCCACCATCCCCGTTCGGCAGCAGTGTTGTGACTGTTGGGAATGTGGCCATTTCAACACTGGACATATTTATTATTCTCAGCGCTGTGATACTTGTCATTGGTTTTTATCTCTTTTTCAATCGCACGAAGTGGGGAATAGCTATGAAGGCGACATCTGAAGATTCCATGGCGGCTCATCTTGTGGGAATCCCGGTGAAAAAAGTGTACCGTAATGTATGGATTTTCTCCATGGTGGTGGCAACCATCGGAGGCGTTCTTTTAGCCCCGCGAACCTTGCTTGACACGAACATGGGTTTCCTTGGGCTTAAGGCATTCCCGGCTGCGGTCTTGGGCGGATTTGGCTCAATTCCCGGTGCCATTTTGGGAGGAGTAATCATGGGTGTTATTGAGACGTTGAGTATGGGAACGCTCTCTTTCCATTTTCCCTGGGTGAAGGAAATCAACGACGTCATCGTCTGGATTGTTCTCATTGCAGTGCTCATGATACGGCCAACAGGAATTCTTGGACGGGAGGAGATTGACCGGGTTTAACTACAGGTAAACAGAGAATGAAAGGTAGATACGATGATGAGAATTTGAAGTGGGTCGCACCGCTGATCGTTCTTGTCATTCTTGTGCCGTTTCTGGTGCGGGGGATGACTTTCAGCTACCGGTATTACTTGTATGTCTTGAACATTGCGGGAATCTATACCGTTCTCACGGTGGGACTGGATATTCTGAGCGGGTATACAGGACTTATATCGCTGGGACACGCCGGATTTCTGGCTATCGGGGCGTACACATCGGCGATTCTCGTAGATCAGGCGGGCGTCCCATTTGGTCTGTCTTTGATCATAACACCTCTGGTTACTGGGCTGTTCGGGCTAATGGTTGGTTTCCCCGCGCTGAGAATCTCTGGGATGTATCTCGGACTGACCACCATGGGATTCGGTTTCATTGCCCGCCGTCTGATTATCGCCCTCAGGGCGTGGACTGAAGGCTCGGCGGGCTTGGAGGTGTCAAAGCCTGTACTGTTCGGGTTTACATTTGCGAACGACTGGGACAATTATTTCCTCATTTATGCTTTTGTAATCCTAGTGATTGTTCTTTCCAGGAGAGTGGTGCAATCAAAAGTAGGCCGAGCCCTCATGGCCATCCGGGACTCGGAACGGGCTGCTGAAGCTGCTGGTGTGGATCTTACGCGATATAAGCTGTTCGCTTTCTTCATATCTGCGGTTTTGGCAGGTCTTGCGGGGGTGCTGTTTGCACATACCATGCGCTTTATCAGTACAGATCATTTCGATATCTTATTGTCTATCTATTTTGTTATCATGGGGCTTGTTGGAGGGCTCGGTTCTATATATGGTGCTGTCTTGGGTACGGTATTTATTGTATTACTTGATTTTCTTTTTATTCCTTTGTTTAAAGATTGGCTTGCATTGTTCTTTTCTATCGAGGTAGCGGACATTCAGTCCCTAATATTCGGGCTTATAATGTTCCTCTTTATTATATTCCAACCGATGGGCTTATACGGCATGTGGCTTAAGTTGAGGATTTACTGGAAACTGTTTCCTTTCAACCCAAGGAAGAAGTTCACTTAACTGAAGGAGGACTCATTATGACACGACTCACTCAATTATCGCTGACATTTTTGCTTTCCATTTTTATGGCTTGTGCTGGCCGTGAGCCAACACCGGGCGTCACCGATTCGGAGATTTTGATCGGCAATATTCAAGACCTGAGTGGCCCTATGAAGGAATTAGGTATGATGCTTCCACACGGCTCAAATCTCTATTTTAGTTACATCAACGAAAAAGGAGGCGTGCACGGAAGGAACATCAAAATGGTCATAGAAGACCATCAATACAATCCTCAGAAATCAGTAGCAGCGGCCAAGAAACTTATTGATGTGGATCAGGTTTTTTGCCTTTACCAAGTGATCGGAACTTCTCCATGTGAGGCGCTCCGGCCACTATTGGAGGAGAATGGTGTTCCTCTTATTGCACCGGCCACACAGTCTGGGACGATGTCCGACCGGTCTAGAACAGGGTGGAAATACATTTTTCATACCGATACAGGTTATGACAAACAAGCGAACATTCTCGTGGACTATGCTTACGAACAAAACGCCGATGCTAAAGTGGGTGTGATCTATCAGGACGACGATTATGGTGCAAACGTGTTGAAGGGAGTCGCTGAAGCTGAGCAACGACACGGCGTCACGGTTCAGAAGGAGGCCTATCAGAGAGGAGCCACAGATTTTGCCGGGCAGGTGATGAACCTGATGAAAGGTGAAGCAACACATGTCATAATTGGCGGAATCGTACGAGAGCCTATTATTGTAATGAAGACTGCTGCTGCCATGAACTATGCACCTCAGTTCCTCGGCATCAGCCCAACCATGGATCATCGCGTGGTTCTTGGCGCCGGCGAAGCAGGAGAAGGATTCATTGCGGCGAACTTCGCTGAACTCTATAACTCTGATACGGAAGGTGCCAAACTCTATCGGGAGCTGTTTAAGAAGTCTGGTACCGATGAGAAAGTGATGGGGATGTATAACTTCTACGGCTTCATGACAGCCATGGTTCTTGTGGAAGGATTGGAGCGTGCCGGTAAACGGCTGACACGGGAAAAGCTTATCACAGCCATGGAAGGGATAAAGAACTGGGATGGCATGGGTGTTTTCCCCGGCCTTTCTTATGGTCCAAATGACCGTGCCGGCACAGAAGCGGTTGCCCTCGTTGCAATCAAAGATGGGAAACAACAGATCATCTCGGACTGGATCAAATAACAGTTTGAGCAGATATGGAGAAGTGGGGGGAGGCACTCTCCATTGCTCCAGGTTTCGTTTGTTCCTTTCTAATCCAACCTCAATGGTTCAGTAAAACGAGACACTTTTTGCTTGATGTCTGATCTGCAAATCGAAGATCTTCATGTTCATTTTTCCGGTGTAGTAGCTCTGAACGGAGTCTCCATGGATGTCCGCGAGGGTGAAATCTTTTCTCTTGTGGGGCCGAACGGCTCAGGGAAGACGACACTTTTTAATTGTATTAACGGTTTCGTCACACCTCGCTGTGGCGGAATCCGCTTTGGCGATGTTGACCTCCTCTCTCAACCTTCTCACAGAATTATCGATGCCGGTATTTCTCGTACATTTCAGAATCTTCAAAATGTACCGTACATGACAGTTCTGGATAACGTTCTCCTTGGTAATCACAGCAGAATCGGAAACCCTGACACGATAAAGCGATGGTTCTCGCGGCAGCAACGTGAAAAGGAAGAGCGAGTGGCTCTGGAGATGCTTGCTTTCCTCGGTCTCGCAAATTATGAGCAGAAGTACCTTTCCGGTCAGCCATATGGGATACAGAAATTGGTTGAAATTGCTCGAGCACTGGTCTCCCACCCAGATCTGATACTCATTGATGAGCCCGCCGCTGGAATGAACGATCAGGAGACCATGGAGATTGCCAAGATTGTTACTGAGATCCGTAATGATCTCGGGATCACAGTACTGGTGGTAGAGCACGACATGAGCTTGGTTATGAGGATCTCTGACCGGGTCTGTGTCCTCGACTCCGGCAATATCATTGCGGTGGGCGCTCCCGATGAAGTTAAAGAACATCCAGATGTGATCTCGGCGTTTCTCGGGGAGGGTGCCGTTGCTTAAGTTGATCGGCATAGAAACTTTCTACGGGAAGATCAAGGCGCTGCACGGCGTATCGCTTGAAGTTGAGGAAGGGATGCTGGTCTGCATCTTAGGAGCGAACGGTGCGGGCAAAACAACTATCTTGAAGACCATCAGCGGGATTGTGAAACCAGAAATGGGAACGATACATTTTGATGGACAGCGAATCGACGGGATGGACCCAGAAGAAATTATCAAACTGGGTATCTCCCTTGTACCTGAAAACAGACGCATTTTTCCGGGATTAACGGTGTATGAAAATTTGTTGATGGGTGGGTTTCTGATAAAGGATAAAGGTCTTTTTGAAAAACGCTTGGAAAAGGTTACAGATCATTTCCCGGTGTTGTTAAAACGTGAAAGCCAGCAGGCGGGGACGTTGAGTGGTGGGGAACAACAAATGCTGGCTCTAGCAAGAGCATTAATGCTGGAACCGAAATTATTGTTGTTAGATGAACCATCTTTAGGTTTATCGCCAAAACTCGTCCAGGACATTTTTGCCATAGTTAAAGACTTGCATCAATCGGGTGTAACCATGCTTCTCGTGGAACAAAATGTGAATCATGCTCTAAAGATCTCGGATTATGGGTATGTCCTTACTTCTGGAAAGATCTTTTTGAGCGGTACGTATGATGAATTGTATGAAGAAGAAAAAGTACGAGAAATGTATTTAGGTGAAGGGAAATATACCCGTCGAGCCAGATTATGGAGTGGTGACAGATGAATATTGATTTAAACAAGTATAATACCATTCCGAAATTATTCTGGCGTCAAGTGCGCAAGTTCCCTGATAAAACGACAATCTGGCGAAAACAGGGAGGTTCGTGGAAATCTGAAACTTGGAAACAGTACGGAACATTTTCGGAAGAGGTTGGTAATGCGCTGTTGGCTTCTGGTGTTCAAACAGGGGAAAAAATTTCCATCCTGAGTCAAACCCGGCCGGAATGGGTCATGTGCGATATGGGAATTATCTGTGTTGGATGTGTGACTGCCCCGATTTACCATTCCAATACCAATGAACAGGTATTCTATATGGCTGATCAGAGTGACAGTGTTCTTGCCTTTGTAGAGGATCAGGAGCAATTGGATAAAATGCTGGCCATTTGGGACCGTCTTCCCAAAATCGAGAAAATTGTCGTCTTCGACCGATACCACCCATCGGATATGCCTAATGTGTGTTCCTTAGACCAATTCTTGGAACTCGGACGTGAATATGGGAAAAAACATCCTGATCAATTTGAAGAATTGATTGAGAGCTGCCAACCGGATGATATAATAAGTCTTACCTATACTTCCGGTACAACTGGAAACCCAAAAGCGGCGATGTTTACTAGTAGAAATATCATTGCCAGCTCACGGTATTTACCTGAGGCGACGAAAATTAGTGCTGAAGATCTTTATGTGTGCTATCTGCCCCTAGCCCACGTTGCGGAACGGTTAATCGGCCATTTTCTAAGATTTCTTGTGGGGAACGCAGCCGTGTTTGCCGAAAGTATTGAAGATATGCCCAGCAATATCCGACAAACCGGCCCAACGGTCGTTTTTGGTACACCTAGGGTTTGGGAGAAATTTTATGCCAGAATATTTACTGGGATTGATGATGCTACCTGGTTTCAGCAAAAGATATATCATTGGGCAATTCATGTGGGTAAAGCCAATTGTGATGTTAGGGAAGCCGGGAAAACTCCTGGTTTTTGGCTGAAGATAAAATCGATAGTGGCCAGATTCCTTGTTCTGGACAAGATTAAGGAGATCTTTGGGGGTAAAATTCGATATATGCTTACAGGGGCAGCACC from the Candidatus Neomarinimicrobiota bacterium genome contains:
- a CDS encoding acetoacetate--CoA ligase, which translates into the protein MSEILWRPSQERAEKSQMNQFRLFVNKKFGLGLDDYSDLYNWSVNEISDFWATMWAFSDPVVSQGYHQVVDDETKMPGAKWFSGSRLNFAENLLRRRDSHTAILSRAEGKSDRRITYAELYSEVEKMAAAFQEAGVEKGSRVAGFLPNIPEAIVAMLGAASLGAVWSSSSPDFGIKGVLDRFRQIEPKVLFAADGYQYNGKPVNSLDKLKGILTELPSVEKVVIVPFESENPDLSGIEQGILYEDFLSAKTPAIDFAQLAFDHPLYIMYSSGTTGLPKSIVHSAGGTMLQHMKELRLHCDINDEDTVFYFTTCGWMMWNWLVSNLAMGATIVLYDGSPFHPEPLAMWQMAEDFGITVFGTSAKFIAACQGRGLKPKERHDLSLVKTILSTGSPLVEESFDYVYNSVKEDVLLASISGGTDIISCFAGGNPTLPVYRGELQCRGLAMKVESFDGTGKSLINEKGELVCTRAFPSMPVTFWNDPDGSKYRNAYLVDFPGVWAHGDYISINEHGGVKIFGRSDATLNPAGVRIGTAEIYRVVEAFPEIEDSLAIGQQWEGDERVILFLKMSEGEEASADLESRLKEAIRSGCSPRHVPAKMLVVPDIPYTINGKKVEIAVKKIIHGDEVLNRDALANPESLSFYNNLEALRN
- a CDS encoding MaoC family dehydratase produces the protein MNQSLVGKIYPAMEYEVGREKIFEYARATLSTNPYCTDPDFSSKSRYKTVVAPPTFVATYSHQAMRYVFEDKELAMDIPRIVHGEQSYEFGKVVRSGDKISTTVKIVDIFRKENREGLQNEFLIIETESVNQKDELVCKGRWTLVERAHE
- a CDS encoding branched-chain amino acid ABC transporter permease, whose product is MSEAFGGLTQEVVSGVALGCIYALIALGFTLIFKATEVVNFAQGELMMVGAYVNFFFVSTLLEIPVLNGAWVFLLALVGAIAFAFLFGTFLDLIINRPLKDEPVFSVIMATISLAIILRAVMAIIAGPITRIPPSPFGSSVVTVGNVAISTLDIFIILSAVILVIGFYLFFNRTKWGIAMKATSEDSMAAHLVGIPVKKVYRNVWIFSMVVATIGGVLLAPRTLLDTNMGFLGLKAFPAAVLGGFGSIPGAILGGVIMGVIETLSMGTLSFHFPWVKEINDVIVWIVLIAVLMIRPTGILGREEIDRV
- a CDS encoding branched-chain amino acid ABC transporter permease gives rise to the protein MKGRYDDENLKWVAPLIVLVILVPFLVRGMTFSYRYYLYVLNIAGIYTVLTVGLDILSGYTGLISLGHAGFLAIGAYTSAILVDQAGVPFGLSLIITPLVTGLFGLMVGFPALRISGMYLGLTTMGFGFIARRLIIALRAWTEGSAGLEVSKPVLFGFTFANDWDNYFLIYAFVILVIVLSRRVVQSKVGRALMAIRDSERAAEAAGVDLTRYKLFAFFISAVLAGLAGVLFAHTMRFISTDHFDILLSIYFVIMGLVGGLGSIYGAVLGTVFIVLLDFLFIPLFKDWLALFFSIEVADIQSLIFGLIMFLFIIFQPMGLYGMWLKLRIYWKLFPFNPRKKFT
- a CDS encoding ABC transporter ATP-binding protein, which produces MSDLQIEDLHVHFSGVVALNGVSMDVREGEIFSLVGPNGSGKTTLFNCINGFVTPRCGGIRFGDVDLLSQPSHRIIDAGISRTFQNLQNVPYMTVLDNVLLGNHSRIGNPDTIKRWFSRQQREKEERVALEMLAFLGLANYEQKYLSGQPYGIQKLVEIARALVSHPDLILIDEPAAGMNDQETMEIAKIVTEIRNDLGITVLVVEHDMSLVMRISDRVCVLDSGNIIAVGAPDEVKEHPDVISAFLGEGAVA
- a CDS encoding ABC transporter ATP-binding protein, whose amino-acid sequence is MLKLIGIETFYGKIKALHGVSLEVEEGMLVCILGANGAGKTTILKTISGIVKPEMGTIHFDGQRIDGMDPEEIIKLGISLVPENRRIFPGLTVYENLLMGGFLIKDKGLFEKRLEKVTDHFPVLLKRESQQAGTLSGGEQQMLALARALMLEPKLLLLDEPSLGLSPKLVQDIFAIVKDLHQSGVTMLLVEQNVNHALKISDYGYVLTSGKIFLSGTYDELYEEEKVREMYLGEGKYTRRARLWSGDR
- a CDS encoding long-chain fatty acid--CoA ligase, encoding MNIDLNKYNTIPKLFWRQVRKFPDKTTIWRKQGGSWKSETWKQYGTFSEEVGNALLASGVQTGEKISILSQTRPEWVMCDMGIICVGCVTAPIYHSNTNEQVFYMADQSDSVLAFVEDQEQLDKMLAIWDRLPKIEKIVVFDRYHPSDMPNVCSLDQFLELGREYGKKHPDQFEELIESCQPDDIISLTYTSGTTGNPKAAMFTSRNIIASSRYLPEATKISAEDLYVCYLPLAHVAERLIGHFLRFLVGNAAVFAESIEDMPSNIRQTGPTVVFGTPRVWEKFYARIFTGIDDATWFQQKIYHWAIHVGKANCDVREAGKTPGFWLKIKSIVARFLVLDKIKEIFGGKIRYMLTGAAPISEQILYFFNWVGIQVFEGYGMTETSGIISIQTEGEVKIGSVGRAIPGTELKITEDGEICVRGEQNISGYYKDEEASNELLKPDGEGGYWLHTGDVGHLDEDGFLFITDRMKDILITSGGKNVAPQNIENLLKTSPYVSQAMVYGDRKPYLTALITLDEDEINKFGRDRKILYQDLGDLSRKPEVLDLMRSEVHKMNSELASYETIKRFRILEEDFDQDKDEITPTFKIRRKVIIKHYNNLIDEMYA